AGCAATGTCAATTTCAGCAAAGCCATTGATCCATGACCAAGCCAGAAGTGTCGCTTTGCCGTCGCCAATTTTTGACCTGTGAAAAACCTCCTGAGCTTGTTTGTTCTGGAACTTGGGGAGCCCTTGCCAGTGTTTAGATCCATTAGTACGTCTGATCCACTCCCATCTGACCCTGAGAGCTAGCCTCGTAGGTGCTTAGGTTTGGGTAACTTTCCAAGCCACTAGCATTTCACCCTTTGATCAAATTATAACAGCTGCAATTCATCATAGCTGATTAATATACCATCTTCACATTTGAACTCTTTGCATGTACGTACAATTACAGCTCGAATTTCTTTGGATGTTTCTAGGGACATTTGCGACAATGCGTCTTCCAGTTAGCAGCAGCTCCTATGACCCAATGCAATCCTCGTAAGCGATTTGAGTTTGACATCCTTTTAAACGCTCATGTAATGTTTCGCGAAGGCAAAAGTTTTGCCAGATTCAAAAATTAAAACCACAGCCTGAATATGAGCACCTTTGGGAGTTTTAAGCTTGTGCAAAATAGAATATTTCGCTTGTTGATACGGAGTACATTCTAACAATTGCACGGTAAACAAATCACCTTTTTTGACACAAGCACACAAATTTGAGTGTGCCTATAGGAGGATTCAACATAAACCAAGCAATCGATGATCCAAAGATAACATTACCATCAACAACTCAAGTCATGACAGAGTTCGATAATTTAAAACAGCAAGAGACACTGAATAAAACTAGGGCTACAGTCAAAGCACTAGATACTACCCATCATACAAACAAGGACCCCTATACCATAACTCATGACCCAATGCTATCCTGCTCATGCAACTCTGATTGCGCTCCATCGCCTCAAATGGTGACTGCAAGATGTAAAAAGCCAATTAAACAAAAAATAATTTGGCCCATAAATTGTACTCCAGATAAAGTCACTAAGATATGAAGACAGGAAGGATAGAGTGGGCTGTCGGTTCTTGCCTGTTGTAGGAAAGCTGCTGCTACTGTGGAGGTTGCTGCTGCGGAGGCTGCTGCTGTGGTTGAGATGGCTGCTGCTGCTCGTAGCTGCCATAACCAGCATATCCATAGGTTTGCATGCTAGGATCTTGCACATTGGATGCACCATAGTAAGCATCATGACCCTGCTGATATCCATAGTAGCTGTTGACATTACCCTGGCTTGCATCCTGCTGGGGCTGACAGAACGTTTTTTTAGGTTAGAATAATGCACATATCAAGATATAAAAGCTGCCAGACTGCCTTTGTATACAATACCTGTTTGGTGCTACGGCCCCATGAAAGACGAACGTTGGAACTTCCAATCAGAGTCCCATTCAGCGCATTGATGGCTCCCTCGGCGCATGACCTGAAAGTAAAGCAATGGCAAGAGATCAACAATTAGGTCATGAATATTACCTTGGATGCTAGTAAAAAGACTGAAGATATTCTTAACCTGCTGGTAAATTGGACAAATCCACAACGCTTGCCTACAGGAATCTTTACATGGTTCACTTCGCCATATGGAGTAAAAACTTGCTTTAGATAGTTCTCATCTATATTGGAATCTAACCCGCCCACAAAGATCTATCGCACAAGTATGAAAAAGTAAGGAAACAATAACACTCAGAATTTAGAAAATTAACAAGAGGCTCACTGTAGTATTGTTGGGATCATTCGACGCCTCATTTCCTTGTGAGCTCTGGTACCCTGCTGCCATAACAAAATACACATCCACCATTAACTTCAGAAGAACCGTCATAGAATCAACATGTAAAACTAAAATAAAGCTGGCAAACCCAGCTGGGTATGCTCAGACCAAAAATACCAGTGCACACAAAACATATACACAGTTAGCAGTAAATCGATAAATATATCCTTGATAACCTAGTCATAAAGTACAGGCTACACCAAAACAGCTATCACACAAAGAAGCTATTGTCAATGACAGGACGTGATGGAAGCAAGCAGTCCTTGCTTGATAGTTTTACTTGACAATTTCATGCTTCAGCTTGGCTGTAGAAAAAATGAACCCTAGGAGCATGGCTGTCAGCACGGATCCAAATTTGAGCAAATGACACACTAATGGAATTAGCCTTGTCTGTTGCAACGTGTAGCACACAACAAATAGTAACTTTCCTTGAGAAGAATATCTGAGATATGATGCAAACTCTATTGGGTGTCTACATTGAGAAGATCATTTAAGCTAGAACTGGTAGTACTGCAAAATGACGGATAAAAGCTCCAAGAATGTAGCTATCTCAATGTGAGAACATACAGACAGAGCACAATTGCCCCCAGAGCAATTGGGAAACAAATTTCACAAAATTAAAACACTGACCTAACTGAGGCCACAGATTACAGGAGACAATTATCTCAGCTGAAGACATTTCCAGGACTTACATGAAGATGGCATGGCATCCTGCTTTGAGAAACATGAATTGTGTTTAGTTTATTCACTACTTAGTTGTCTTTATTTATCCAATCTTAGAAACGTAGAGTATGATGGAAATGTTTGTTTACAGCTACAGAAGCAATGCCAGCTACCCTGAAGTGTAGTGAGTAGAAACAAAAGATGTGCTAACAAAACACTCTCATCAAGCAAGCAAACAGGGAACAGTAAGCGTGTAAATAGGTTGACTCGGCCTACAAAATGATGCGTCCACTAGATGCCCTACAAGATTCTACAGAAGCAGGTGATAAAACAGCAAGAAAAAATTCCAGTGGTCGCGTACCATTAGACGAGTATGTCTGCTGCGTACCCATATTCTTCTTGTTAGCTGCAGGCCCTATCCTCATATGTCTCGTAGACAACTGTACTCCATTCATTTCAGTCATAGCACGTGCCTGCTCAGTTGCATCTCCAAAACGAACAAAACCATATCCTTTGGAGCGACCAGTGGCCCTGTCGGTAACAACATTAGCACCTTTAACTGAAGGGTAGGAGGCTTTGAATATCTCTTCCAACATGGCGTCAGTAACATCAGCAGCCAAATCACCAACGAATATGGTGTGATCAGAGCCATCATCACCACGCTTGTCACCAGAGCTAGAAGAAGCCCAGTTTAGCTTAAAAGCTTGTTCAACAGAAGGCATCATCTGTCCATTAAAGCTGAGAGCATATTCTGCAGCAGCTCGAGAGAGAAATTCAACGAAACCATAACCCTCAGGCTGCCCAGTTGACTTGCTGCGGATAATCTTCACGTTGGTGACCTAAAAATTCTAGAGAGCATTAATAGCCATACAGAAAATAGAAGTAGAAACAGGTAGGTTGTACAGTTAAACAATGTTTGCAGGAAAGACAGGGACAATACGTGTGAACTGAAAAACAAAACATCATACATAATTTATTCCAGAGGTCACACTTCCAGGGTTGCAAAAGACAATTGTTTGGAACGTGTGAGGCCAAACATATATGAATGAAAATGCTCATATATCTTAAATTAGTCTTGATACAGCAGAATTATATCTGGTAACACATCTTGCATTGATCATGTGCAGTCACATCACACTACAGATAAAAAAAAGTAACGCTTAAACAAGAACAATGAATAGACCTAGCCTTTAGTAACTGCAGTTTTTAACTAGAACATGTTTCTAGCTGTACCATGCTGACTTAAAATAACAGCAATAGATACGCTAGCCCCTCAAAGCAAGCACCGAGTCAATTCCTAGTTCCAGCAGTGGAACACATGTGAAAACATGATATGAAACCGCCTGATTTGAATACCCGAAATTTCTAAAGCTACAAGGAACCAACCCAAAATAACATAATCCACCATTCAAGCACATACATGCGAAAGTATTCCTAAAGCTACACGGATCAAAGCGAATGTAACATAACCTATCAAGCAAGCACATACGTCAGACGCGTAAATTCGTAACGAAACAAGTCCCAGTGAAATAGAGGCATCACCTGCTGCGGCCCGACGGGCGCAAAGGCGCTGTAGAGGTAGTTCTCGTCCATCCAGTACTGGAGATCCCCGATCCACAGGGTCTTGACATCCTCGGCTccgggcgcgggcgcgggcgcgcCGCCGTAGTGCGGCGGCGGCTGCTGCGCGTACTGCTGCGGCGGCGGCTGCGCGTACTGGTGAGGGGGCGGGGGCGCGTACTGCTGCGGGGGCGGGGCCGCGTACTGCGGGGGCATGTGCTGCTGCGGGTGGCCCCACATGGCCGGCGGCGGGCCCTGCTGGTAGTACTGCGGCGGCGCCGCCTGGTAGTACTGCTGCGGCGGGGGCGCCTGCTGCTGCTGCGGGGCAGGAGGCGGCGGCCCGGAGGCCTGCGGCTGCGGCGCGTGCTGCCCGTTCATTGGCTGCTGGTACATCGCGGGCGGCGTGGCCCCGGCTCCGGTTccggctccggcggcggcggatgCGAAACCCTAAAAACTTCGGGGATCAGAGAGAGGGAAAAAGGAGaggagggtttggggtttagatgCGCGGAGGCGGACAGGAGGCGACGGAAAGCGTGGGACAGGTCGGCGTTTAATGGGCCGGATTGGGCTTGGGCCCCGGCTCGTCGTGTTGGTCACTTGGTTGGATTCTCTCTCTGCCGTATTTGTCGGGCCGACCTGGCTGGGTAAGGGAATCCAAGGTCGAACATTTCCTTGTTTTTTTATTGGGAAGCACATGCACAACATAGACACACAACCTTCACCAACATTTATATTCAGCTTATGAACACACATATGTATATCCTATCTCTATAACATCTACGAGAAACTATTTCAAGAAACTAATCCAACAAGTCTTTAGATTAAAGAAGTCACCTCGCTGCTAGTAAAATAATGTTTGCTTGTAAAAAAAGCAACAAACAAGCTGATATGATGCCCAAACATGACATAAACACTATCATCACCCATATGCACCATGCTACGACTCCGCCAGATTACACAGCATGCTCATGAATCCTCCTCAAGTTCTGAGCTTATCATGCAGTGTGAAAA
This region of Lolium perenne isolate Kyuss_39 chromosome 2, Kyuss_2.0, whole genome shotgun sequence genomic DNA includes:
- the LOC127333317 gene encoding polyadenylate-binding protein RBP45 isoform X1, with the translated sequence MYQQPMNGQHAPQPQASGPPPPAPQQQQAPPPQQYYQAAPPQYYQQGPPPAMWGHPQQHMPPQYAAPPPQQYAPPPPHQYAQPPPQQYAQQPPPHYGGAPAPAPGAEDVKTLWIGDLQYWMDENYLYSAFAPVGPQQVTNVKIIRSKSTGQPEGYGFVEFLSRAAAEYALSFNGQMMPSVEQAFKLNWASSSSGDKRGDDGSDHTIFVGDLAADVTDAMLEEIFKASYPSVKGANVVTDRATGRSKGYGFVRFGDATEQARAMTEMNGVQLSTRHMRIGPAANKKNMGTQQTYSSNAGYQSSQGNEASNDPNNTTIFVGGLDSNIDENYLKQVFTPYGEVNHVKIPVGKRCGFVQFTSRSCAEGAINALNGTLIGSSNVRLSWGRSTKQPQQDASQGNVNSYYGYQQGHDAYYGASNVQDPSMQTYGYAGYGSYEQQQPSQPQQQPPQQQPPQ
- the LOC127333317 gene encoding polyadenylate-binding protein RBP45 isoform X2, translated to MYQQPMNGQHAPQPQASGPPPPAPQQQQAPPPQQYYQAAPPQYYQQGPPPAMWGHPQQHMPPQYAAPPPQQYAPPPPHQYAQPPPQQYAQQPPPHYGGAPAPAPGAEDVKTLWIGDLQYWMDENYLYSAFAPVGPQQVTNVKIIRSKSTGQPEGYGFVEFLSRAAAEYALSFNGQMMPSVEQAFKLNWASSSSGDKRGDDGSDHTIFVGDLAADVTDAMLEEIFKASYPSVKGANVVTDRATGRSKGYGFVRFGDATEQARAMTEMNGVQLSTRHMRIGPAANKKNMGTQQTYSSNGYQSSQGNEASNDPNNTTIFVGGLDSNIDENYLKQVFTPYGEVNHVKIPVGKRCGFVQFTSRSCAEGAINALNGTLIGSSNVRLSWGRSTKQPQQDASQGNVNSYYGYQQGHDAYYGASNVQDPSMQTYGYAGYGSYEQQQPSQPQQQPPQQQPPQ